The genomic region GCAAGACTAGATTGTATTTTATCTCTGAAGGCTGATGATTCACAAAGATATGAGAACATCAAAGTAGTGATCATGGCCATTCCCATTATGTCTGTATAGGggggaaaaatggtgcacaaattcTCATTTTTTctgaaatcacattaaaaaaaaaacaatcgtaTATGTGATCATTGTTTGACTATCCCGTAAACTTCACTCTGATTATCCCTTTTTACCATCAACAAGCCTTTGGCAGAGTTGTGGTTGGATATTAGACCACTGATCTTGGTGGAATTTGTACAGTTGAGTTTTTAAGCACAGTACAAATATTTTCAATATGGTTGAGGTCAGAACTGTGGAAAGATCATTTCAGAAGCTTGACATTAACTTGCTTTATTTGTTCCACAGCCAGCTTTGATGTGCATTTGTGGGCATTGTCCTGTCTGAACACCCGGCTATGTACATGTTTTGACCGTCTGATGGTTTGATGTTTAGCTGAAGAGCTCTTAAGGTTGTTCACCTTCtgtattccatccactttgtgcaacaCACCAGTTCTGTTGACAATAAACAACTCCAGAGCaagatgctgccaccacaatgcCAAGCAGGTTTTTACAGCATTCCTGCCATTGAATGTCTCACATTTCATCCTCCAAACATACAATGTGTGTTCACTGTGGCCAAACTGGTTTGTTTCATGTCATCGTTTTCCTTATCAGCTGCAAACTTTAATCTAGCTTGAAGGTGTGGAGGGAGCTTGTTTGACTAATTCTGATTCTTAACAGTATATTTGTCATGTGGAGGTGTTGCTTTTCTTTGCTGATCCCTCGCTGTTGCTTCAGTTGTTTTGACCTCTTTTGCACCAAATCGAACTGTTAATGCTGCATATAACTGTACACTTTACATAATTATATACTTTGTTTAGCAAGGATTTATGATGGAGTACTTTGTTTTGCCTCTTGTAAAAGTGAGATGTGATCAAGAAAAGGATTTGAAACAGTGAAGTTTACAATGACATGAAAACTAATTATTTGCATAGCACATTAATGGTTTCACcattatttacttttttaatcCTGAATTTTTCGTACAGTGTGTCCACATTTGGCCACTTTTACTATCCAGTAGAAGGTAAGTCAGCGTGCATgctaggcgtgtgtgtgtgtgtgtttgcaggacTTGCTGATAAGCAGTGTAATCAGAGATGATTACTGACTAGAGCTAAAGTTATTTTAAGATCAGTAGCAACAGTAAAACAAACTTCGGTACATTTTACAGCGACAGTCCGTTTTGCTGCTTTCATAACTCTGCTGCTGTGATGCTTTTTCTGTTGCATTTGGTTGTAGCTCAGCTACTGTTCTgtcaagtcacacacacacacatcaactgTCGTTTGAGGCGAACCCTTCAAAATAAAACCAGCATTCTGATGAATAAGGCAAAAATAGTCATAAATTAAACTGATGCCTGTCTGTGCGTTTAGGAGCGTCTGCAGCAGTACTACCACACGAGGGCAGCACTGGCTCCACAAGAGGTCCTCAGGGCTCAGACCCTGGCTGTGGACATCTGCACTGAGATCCAGGGCTTTCTGCACAGCCAGCACCCTCAGATGCCGCTGGGAGAAATGAGCCTTGGGGGTTCTCTGCTGGATGACCTCCAGGTGTGCATGCAGATGTTGCTTTTTCTTATTTCCAGCGGTCAAGATACTTGTGAAGACTTTTCACCTCAGTGGTTTAATTCAGtgcccttttctttttttaaggtgGTCAGTGCAGACCACGCATGTCTGCTGGTTCCTCTTCAGTTGGAAGCGTCACTGTGGCGTCTCATCCCTGGAGAGGAGACGCTGCTCACACACCCATTGCACTGGATGGTCCGACGGATCAACCTGGAATACTTTCCCAGAGGCTGTAGCTACTGGGACAGGTGctgacacagattttttttttttttttttttccctttgggaAAGCAGCAATGTTTAAAGGTGTTGTTCTTTTTTTATAGTCCCGTTCTGTGGTGCCACTATCATTTTATTGTTTTAGCACTTAAATAATTTACACTCTTCCATTGCCAGTATGGTCAAACTTCGCCTTTGTATGGAAACAGTTTAAGGTTTTGAGCCATGTGGATTAAAATACAGTGACAAGATGCCACGACACACATTATGCGGTGTTGCAGCCCACATGTTGGTTTTTCCGACCCTCAAATAGCAAACATGGTCACCGTCAGCTAGGGCTGGGTAATGAAATGATCACAGTATTGTATCGCAAGAACATTTACATCTTAATGATCAGCTTGAGACAATTATACTAAATATGGGCAGATCTGTCAGCAAAATAAACACGAGAACATCTGTGGTTTTTAGCAAACATATGAAGGTGCACGAACTCTTCTTGCCACagagtttttttttactgtgttgaaGTTTCTAACAGAAAAATTAAGTACTTTGATGAATGTTGATCAGTGTGGAACAGATATCAttggtattatttatttatttattttaagttggACATATCGCCCTGCTCTCACATCAGGATTATGGAGCTGAAGAAATGTGGTAGAACCTCAGCTGCAACTGAAAGTGCCAAAAATGATTTAGAGGTGGTCACGTTTTTATTTTGGTTTTCATATTATACAGTGATTGTTTCTTTAGCTTCATCTCTTactctttttcttcctctgtaTCGCCTGTGAGCACATTGACTTTCAGTGTGTCTGATGCTGCCATTGCCCGTTCACATGATGTGTATAATTAGTCGGACTTGAGGAATGTTTATTAATGAAAAAGTAACTCTCACTGAGAGAGAATTTTCCTGTAGCTGTGCATCCGACAGAAATGAAACTGTGAGGTTTTGACTAAACTTTTTTTTCCGTTTGTGTAATTTGGTAGGTTCCTTGTAGGGGGTTACCTGTCATCAGAAGCTGTTGTGATGATGTTCAGCAAGGTTGTCATGGAAACCATGAACTGGCTTTCCATCAGCAGCACTCTGGACTGTAAAATCAGGCCTGTGTTAGGAGGACCGGACCTTCGACTGGagatcaggtgtgtgtgtgtgtttaatcagttcagtattgatttagaacacaaacGCGTCCACTAAAAATGCTCGCAGTGAACCACTGCTTATCACCACTGAACAGATGTCTGGTAGCACTGAGAGGATCTGTGCGGCTCGTTCTCTCTGTGCTACCAAACACTTGTAATGCAGATTTGGAGATCTGgtcatcagtttgacacctaatgGAATTATGTCCTGTTTTTGATGCCATAGGCCAATAAGAGGTGGAGCAGACGGCAGCAACCAATCCCTGTTCATCTCCATACTGCCTTTACTGAGGGAGGATGACGTGGTTTTGACGGCACAGCCTGAACTCACTGACCCCTGGGCCAACGCTTGGCACCTCTCTCTGTATCCGTGGGAGACACAGCGCCTCGCCCAACTCGACGCCGCTGACGACGGCTGCCGCAGACACGTCCTTAAAATCCTCAAAGCGGTCTGTCGGCTAAACCCCGCCCTCAGACCGCTGGAAGCCGCCCCCCTTGCTAACCTCCTCCTGCACCTCAGTGACAGCGAGACGGACTGGTCGGAGCCTAGCATAGAGGCGCGATTCCAGCAGTGCATCATGGAGTTGATCGGCTACCTCGAACAGGCAGCGCTGCACAGTTACTTCAAGCCGGCTGTCAATCTCTTGAGTGGTTTGTCAGAAGACCAGGTGGACCAGATGGGCTTCATGCTCTACTGCGCCGTGTCAGAGCCAGAAATCCTGCTCATATAAAATTGCCACATTTCCTGTTGCCTTGCCATCACAGCCTGATGTTTTCATGGTGACTGAAGGTGAAGACACACGGAAGCAATTGATCTGCAGGCTGCGAGTAACCGCTGCATAAGTGCAGTCTTTACTCCAGTAGTGTGCATGCTGCATTTTCCTTTTTATCAACTTCAAAAGTTCTGTCTATGCAGAATAATGAAGAAGCTGCTGCAAACTGTCCAACTTGAGGATAAATTCACCCCCACCCCAAAGTCCTCGTTAAATTAAATGTTTAGTGACTCCTCTTTGGCAATTCTGTTTTCCGCAAATTTGTTCGGGAAGGAATGAACGAGAGAACGGGGCAGCCGCCTTAAGAGCTCCAAATAATCTCAAAccacattttcccaaacattcCTGTCGCTTAGTGGCGTTATTCAAGTATTTTGTGGTTACTGCTGATATTAAGGTTTTATAGGAATAATTCACCCAGTGGTGGTAACATGTACTGTAAATTTTTGCTGACACTTTAAAAGTATAGTTGGGGTGGTTTGGAGTGAAGATTGGCATAACATGAGGTCTGTGCACGACATCAGCAAGAAACAAACTGGCACTTACGTCTGAGCCTGTTCAGGGTTGATATTACCTGGTTTATtagacgcaaaaaaaaaaaaaaactactgctaATATTATTTCATTGCTAGTTTGAGCATGTCTTGTAAATGTCTGGATGGCTGCCTGGTTAATGTTCATTCCTTAACTCCCACCAGGTTCATTAGTATTTGGACTAACTTTAAATAATTGTGCCTCTGTACTGCACTCCAACAAAGTTGACAAAAAACAATACAGATGTGCTTGAAGTGTATAATTACAGGTTTTAATTCTAGATGCTTAGCAGACCAATAACTCAAGGGATAGACACGAACATTTTGAAATCATTGTTTTGCACTTCATTttcatcaattattaagaaatgtgaacagggtggtactatatggtaaattttatttaacctttatctgtctgtctgtctatctgttagAAGTGGTTCTCAAAAGCTGAGTAGCCACACATGAggtagactagtgagggaagccaccaagagacccaTAACAACTCTGAAGGATTTATAGGTTTCTGttattgtgattggagaaactgtcatagtgcaacttttgttggTTGCCTCACCAGTTACATGTTTCATGGTGGAGTTGTACAGTAACAGATTTTCTTAAAATTAACGCTTGACGCTTCAGCTATAGTTTTCTAGAATGCACATGGCGAGTTgaccctagatttgatctgttttcttgtatgaaaatcatTAATTCCACTGCACCATGTTGCTGTGTGTAAGTAGTGATGCAACACGTTAACATTAGATTATgtgctccagtcacagccacagaacctTGCAGCTCCTTCAGACTTGTCACGAATGTCTTGAAGGCTCCCCTCACTGGTCTTTATGTACAGTCACTCAGGatctgagaactgcctactccacacagatttatcctACAGTACCAACACATATTTGGTAATTTAGCAATGTTCGTGTAGCTGTTTCCTGACGCGGGCTGTAAAAGTAACTGTTTTAAAAATAATCTTCAAGtttggctctgaaaatggaggtcgGTTGTAATTCCTGTAATTAAAACCCTTCAATTAATGCTGAAAATCGATAGCAGAAGCACGTCTATATTGTGTTTTGACACATTGCAGTGGTGCGCAGAAGCAGATTTGCTCACAGTCACTGTTCAAATACCTGTCCTTTTTTCAGTATTTTTCCCAAAGGAAACAGTCATTATAGTTGAGTCCAGCGCTCTGAGGCTTGATTGTAATCTTGGTCATATTAAAACGTAGctcacacacaaataaaaaaaaaagctcaatggGTCCTTAAACTTGTGCTTGTATGAAAAATAATCACGTATAATGTGATTGCATTCAGCAGTCTGGAATAAAGTGTATAAAGCCAGTAAGTTACAGTTCCTACTGAAACTCAAGTCAGTGCTGCTGGtatttgtgtgtattttttttctaatgtttaatcttttttgttttatgtgcaATCTTTAAatacaacacatacacacagagaaatAATCTATTTCAAAATAAGGCAGCACTACTGCATCGTGCGTAGTTATGTGGTACGGCTGTCTCAATTTCCTGGATGCTGTGTATCTTATTTTGAAgtgtttggttttgtttgtgttgtttcCTTAGTTTGTGATTTAAGCTTCCTCTGCTTGAGTGAAAGTCATTTTGTTGTAGCG from Thalassophryne amazonica chromosome 15, fThaAma1.1, whole genome shotgun sequence harbors:
- the mief2 gene encoding mitochondrial dynamics protein MID49, which translates into the protein MNSQGSRSRGEDGVAKVIDFLLSNARLVLGVGGAALLGIATLAMKRLIEYAGRAAEEEKVEQKMTETWEELSLVSSSPTLLRKGLGGVVMKHIAKAAKQQKADLCQPPQKSMLEVQTESKSKQLQLCVLSLQERLQQYYHTRAALAPQEVLRAQTLAVDICTEIQGFLHSQHPQMPLGEMSLGGSLLDDLQVVSADHACLLVPLQLEASLWRLIPGEETLLTHPLHWMVRRINLEYFPRGCSYWDRFLVGGYLSSEAVVMMFSKVVMETMNWLSISSTLDCKIRPVLGGPDLRLEIRPIRGGADGSNQSLFISILPLLREDDVVLTAQPELTDPWANAWHLSLYPWETQRLAQLDAADDGCRRHVLKILKAVCRLNPALRPLEAAPLANLLLHLSDSETDWSEPSIEARFQQCIMELIGYLEQAALHSYFKPAVNLLSGLSEDQVDQMGFMLYCAVSEPEILLI